In the genome of Gloeotrichia echinulata CP02, one region contains:
- a CDS encoding site-2 protease family protein, which yields MQTNWKIGSLFGIPLFLDPLWFVILGLATLNFGVSYQEWGNAIAPIAGMVMALLLFASVLLHELGHSLVARSQGIKVNSITLFLFGGIAAIEEESKTPGKAFQVAIAGPLVSITLFVLLRLLSNILPQTSHISEMVGDLARINLVLGLFNLIPGLPLDGGQVLKAVLWQVTGNRFRAVHWAAKAGQILGYTAIALGFAIDFLTRELALGLWIVLLGWFGIRNAKSYDNVTTLQETLLKVPAADAMTRDFRVVNANQTLRAFADLYLLNTAATEVYFAAADGRYRGLVSIDDWRLVERSEWETKTLQSIVHPLTEIPTVAESTSLAEVINKLENEQLQRITVLSPAGAVAGVIDRGDIVKTLAQKLNLRISDAEIQQIKEDGNYPSGLELGVIAKSTIS from the coding sequence ATGCAAACAAATTGGAAAATTGGGTCTTTATTTGGAATTCCTCTGTTTTTAGATCCTTTGTGGTTTGTAATTTTAGGGTTAGCAACCCTGAACTTTGGGGTATCTTACCAAGAATGGGGAAATGCGATCGCCCCGATTGCGGGGATGGTGATGGCACTGTTGCTATTTGCGTCAGTATTATTACACGAATTGGGTCATAGTTTGGTAGCGCGATCGCAAGGGATTAAAGTTAATTCGATTACCCTGTTTTTATTTGGCGGCATTGCTGCTATAGAAGAAGAATCGAAAACTCCAGGAAAAGCGTTTCAGGTGGCGATCGCAGGTCCGTTGGTGAGTATCACCTTGTTTGTCCTGTTGCGACTGCTAAGTAATATACTACCTCAAACCAGCCATATCAGTGAAATGGTTGGAGATTTGGCGAGAATCAACTTAGTTTTAGGTCTATTTAACCTAATTCCCGGCTTACCTTTGGATGGGGGACAGGTATTAAAAGCAGTATTATGGCAAGTAACAGGAAACCGCTTTCGAGCTGTACACTGGGCAGCAAAGGCGGGACAAATTTTAGGTTACACTGCGATCGCCTTGGGATTTGCTATCGATTTCTTGACCAGGGAATTGGCTTTGGGTTTGTGGATTGTGCTGTTGGGTTGGTTTGGTATCCGCAACGCCAAAAGCTATGACAACGTGACGACATTGCAAGAAACCTTGTTGAAGGTACCAGCTGCTGATGCGATGACCCGCGATTTTCGTGTAGTCAATGCTAACCAGACATTGCGTGCTTTTGCTGATTTATACCTATTAAACACCGCCGCTACAGAGGTTTATTTTGCTGCTGCTGATGGACGTTATCGGGGTCTGGTTTCCATTGACGACTGGCGTTTAGTCGAAAGAAGTGAATGGGAAACCAAAACCTTACAAAGCATTGTCCATCCCTTGACAGAAATACCTACTGTTGCTGAGTCAACTTCTTTAGCTGAGGTAATTAACAAGCTAGAAAATGAACAGTTACAGCGGATCACCGTGCTTTCTCCCGCTGGTGCTGTAGCTGGTGTGATTGACCGGGGAGACATTGTGAAAACCTTGGCGCAAAAGTTAAATTTGCGGATTAGCGATGCGGAAATTCAGCAAATCAAGGAAGATGGTAACTATCCATCAGGGTTGGAGTTGGGGGTAATTGCAAAGTCAACTATTAGTTAG
- the psaK gene encoding photosystem I reaction center subunit PsaK yields the protein MISSILLAAASVPTTPIWTPTVGIVISVSSIIAVLLTLKIQYPQVGPKLPILPISIPAFVGAMAFGHIIGIGIVLGLTNIGRL from the coding sequence TTGATTTCATCAATCTTACTAGCAGCAGCCTCTGTTCCTACCACACCTATATGGACTCCAACAGTGGGGATTGTGATTAGCGTCAGTAGCATCATAGCTGTTTTGCTAACTTTGAAGATTCAATATCCCCAAGTTGGACCTAAGTTACCTATTCTCCCTATAAGTATTCCTGCATTTGTCGGTGCTATGGCTTTTGGCCATATTATCGGAATTGGTATCGTTTTAGGTCTGACTAACATCGGTCGTCTGTAG